In Primulina huaijiensis isolate GDHJ02 chromosome 4, ASM1229523v2, whole genome shotgun sequence, the DNA window ATAGCCTTAACGGccggtttttttttcttctcaataTATGCTCACGCCTCAATTTTTACCACCATCAACTTAGAACCCATTGACATCTGCTTCTTGCGGTAGCTTTCCACATTTGACCAGTTGATCAGCTTAACTTTGTGGAGCTGAACAACATCCACCAAACTCACTTTCATCTTCTTCAATAGATAGTGGAGGGGGATGGAAAATCGGGAGATTGTGCCTCCTTCACCATACATGTGAGAATCTTGAAAAGAATGCCAGACCAATTGACATTCACTCTTGAGGTGATGGTCGCCACGAACAAGAACTTCTCAGTGAAGACCTTGTCAAAAATCCGCGCCTTGGCTAGCAATGTCTTGGCCAATATGTCTGCAAGGAGTCTGTACTCCACCTTCAAGTCTTTCTTCTGATAGTTTGGAGAAGACAAAGGAGATCTTGATAATGAGAACTCTACCATCTAGTGGACATAGTTACCTTGTGGAAGAGAGAAAAAATGGCTTGAACCAATGGTTGGCAGATCAAACATTTATGCAAACATTTTATGGGTAATACAGAGCCTAAACCCGAGAAGCTTCGAATTTCTATCACAATATTTGGTCTCTATCATTCCATGATTGCTTCTAACTTCTTAGGGTCCATAGAAAAAAATTATCCATACCCATTGATATAAGTTCAACTCTTGCTCTCGTTTGGCTGATTCTTTTTATATttctgaaaaaaatataattcaatacACATACAACACATGTACCACGAACACAAATGACAAGCACGATCTTCAGAATAACCACATCAATCGGTACATCTTTTTACTTGGGGAAACTTGGATTTCAGAGGACTATTCATTTTCTTGGGACAAGCCTTTTAATCATATCCAGCAGAACCCTATCTCGACATTCCTCGAATTTATGAAGTAGCATGGACACTGTTGTTGTATCACCTGAGAGACCCCTTCTTACGATTTCTTCCGAGAGTTGGATTGCCTCATTAAGTTCCTCTCTTTTTAGCAAGTTTTGAACAAAAACATTGAATGTCACTCTATCTGGTGCACAACCAACTTTTTCCATATCTATTAGCATATCTTTTGCCTCTTGCACGTGTCCCTCTAGACAAAGTGAGCCGATCATGATGTTATAAATCACAACATTGGGCTTCAAACCTTTCGAATGAAGTTGGTTGAAAAGAATTCTAGCAACATCAGGTTTTCCACCCTTGCATAATCCATCTATCATGATAGAATAGATGACTATGTTAGGATTGAGACCTTTATCTTCCATAGTTTGCAGAAAGGAAAATGCTTGGGTAAATTGTCGAGTCTTACACAAGCTTCGCAACATAACAGAATAAGTAATTATGTCGGGATATACTTTCTGAGCTTCCATCTCATAGAAAAGCTTCTGGCCAGCATCATATCTACCTCCACAAAATAATCCTTGCAACATGATATTGTAGGAAACTATTGAAGGCTCCAATCCATTAGaggaaatttcattaaaaaagttAAAAGCCTCATCCACCTTTCCTTTTTTAATGTATCCATTGAGCATAGTGTTGTAGCTAATAATACCAGGCTTGAGGCACATTAAAGCTAAGGAATCAAACAATCTCCGTGCTTTATCTATTCGTCCTTGCAAACAATATCCATCTATCAAGGTGTTGTACGTAACAATGTCAGGAGAAATATTTCTTTTCTTCATGCTTTTCAACATATCCTCCGCCTCATCTATCATTCCTTCCTTGCAAAATGCATCGACCAATATATTAAAAGTAATCACATCTGGATAGATTTTGAGACCTTGCATGTCAATAAACAAGTCTTTCACCTCTTTCCATCGGCCAAAATTGCAAAGGCCCTGGATCACTGAATTGTAAGTAACGACATTTGGTGAAACCTCTTTCTCAATCATCTGGTTCAACAATTGGAGAGCGTCATCTACCATCTTATCTTTACTGAGACTGTCGATTATCGTGTTATAAGAGTGGACATGAGGTTTGCAAGTTCCTTTTGCCAACGTACCGAGAAAATCACGGGCCATGAGAGTGTGCCCAGCTTTGCACAGCCCATTTATTACAGCTAGGAATGTGACTTCATCTGGCTCACATGATTTGTCTCttaataactttttaaaaatttccaCGGCAAGAAAAGCTTTATCTGCTAAGAAGAACCCTTTGATGAGAGTGTTAAAGGTGATTATGTTTGGTTCATGACCAAGCTTGAATAAGCAACCAAAGATTGAGAACCCAAAATCAACTCGATTCAGGAGGCAATAGCAATTAATCGCGATATTCATAGAGTACACATCAATAAGAACGCCACCCAAATGACGCATTTCATCAAACATTTGGAGGGCAGCATAATGGTGTTTCATCTTTACGACCAGACTCAACAGGTTGCTGAATACACGAACGGAAGGTTTCGGTCTCACTCTGACCATTTCATGAAACATGCACACCGCGTCGTCCAGCTCACGTATACAACTAAAATCGAATCTgggtttttctttttctatttctATTTCTTTGTGTGATCTTACACTATGAAATGTAACACAAAAATGTGAAAATGGATAGTCACTCACAGTCGGATACGAGGAGCATTTGCCTAAAATTCCTCTCCGAGTCGCCTGGTTTAGCCTCATATTTCTTCGGCCAACAGCAAAAATAAAATCAGCCCCGATGATCTTTACTTTCTGTTGACATAATCTTTGATGGATTAAACTTGAACAGCAGTCAGCAGCGATCTTTACCTAAATGCACTTTCTCCTTTGTTCTAACACCACAAAAAGACTgatgtttgtttttaaaactgTAAATTTGggtgattttaatatttaaaaattaaaaatataaatttgggtttcaatatttttcttttcttatttcttgcaataataatatttgtttagttcattgaatgaaaaaattaattgaattattaagaataatttaaaaatatatatatttgaaataaaaataaatttgattatgtgctattttttattatgttttttttaataaaattcaagagttaaaaagttgtttttttttttaattttagataTTACTGTCTATTATAATTTTCGAAGCGATGACAATGACGATGATATCAAAATATTCGGACATTGAAAGACGAAAAAATTGTTAGCAAACCtcaacaaaatatatttaatcatattgatAATTCTAACAAATGCTATATTATGAACAAACTGATCTTTACTTTAAGATAATTATCAAGGATCATCGTATCTGATCGTGACCCCATTTTGTTTAGCTCGCTTTGAGAATAGCTATTCCGTTTTAGCAAGCCCAAATGCTAGTGCAATGGGAGGGACTTTTTCTTGAAGATGCCACATGGATTTCATTGTCAGAATTTCAAGTCATCTGCTCTAAAAAGGACCTGGAGGGAGGGGGAAGACAATGATAGGAGTTCAAGAGCTGAAATAGCTGCATTACAAAGCAGTATTAAGTGTAAAATTCACATCAGAAATggtgttttcttcttgtttgtgTGATCCTACACTTTgaaagaaacaagaaaatggATGATTACTCACAGTCATGCGAGGAAAATCTTGGGTAGTTAAAGCTCACGAGCCTGTTTGCGAGATTGAGTTTGAGCTTGAGATCGACTTGTTTATGTGGTTCGCTAGCTAAAGCTCAGCTTGTTTACTGTTCACGAACATTTTCGTTTGTATGGTTCGTTTAAGTTTTTTTAGTTGTTACGTttgtcgttttggttatttatcaATGGATTTACACTTTTCCGGTGTTAATTTAACATTTGTTTATGTATAGAGATACATTTTATTGTATAATCAAtctcgattttatctttaaCGAACTCGAAACCAGTTCGAGCTTGAGCTCTTTTATGTTTAATGAGCTCGAAAGCAAGCCCACTTAACAAGCCCGAAAACGAACGGAGCTCGATCCAGGCtcgttaaacatgataaacaagtTAATAATGAACCGAGTTCAAGATATTCACGAGCTTAGTAATTTCAAAACAAAGCGAGTTTGAACCTCATGATAGAAGTTCGAATCTAACTCGAGCCTATATAAATCTTAAACagccgagctcgagcctcaAACTATTCTACTAGATTTGTTTCGTTTACATCCTCATTTACTTTTGTTTCTTTGAGGGCGTTGGCAAAGGGAGGAGGGTAGCTTCAAGAAGATCTTTGTCTAAGATAAAATTGCCTCTACTACagccttgattttttttacattgcatacattaatatttttttgttagagTTTAAGttatttcactaaaaaaaattaaagattgtATTACAATTAAGAAGAAAAGTGACagaaattctaaaataaattttataaaaaatttaaacacttaatattataaattatcgTCGtgacataaataaaattaatcaaaattatggttcaaaataatgaaatgaaatCGTTCATTGATTTGAAACGGAAAAAAAGAGATTGAATTATCAGACTTTGGACAGGAAAAATAAACCAGTGATACCAAATTTGTTCATTGAAAACTAAAGGGGTGTATTAGTTCTAaatttttaatgacttttatggAGTTTAAAAGTCTATAAAAATTTATAGGTATTCAAAATGTCAATAAACTTTTAACGACTCCATGAAATTCTATTAAATACAAGAATTATAGCCTAAGGtacaacaataaaatataaaaaaaagtctTTGATTCAACCTAAAGATTTGGATGTACATTTAATCGAGAAATCTCCCAAACTCACATGCTTAATACAAACactaaaattttcattattttctcatctatttattttttcttttattttgaatttttttttaaaaaaaaatattgctaaCAATAGTTTAAAGTAAAAATTATTAACAtcgttcattttatttttgtagtaTNgtcttgtttattttttttatttgacatATTGTTTATACATCACAtgactatttatatttttgtagtTTTCAAAGATTATGTATATTATTCATTAGTTAATTAACTCTACAAATATGATTTGAtaggtaaatattttttagtgaatatccaAATCGACGTCAATTCTTGGCTCTTTTTCGAGATGTAAGTTATCATCTTCAAAAATTCACAGGTCAAGGTCGTCACCCTGAAGATGCTAAAGAGTTGTTCAATCTTAGTCATGCTTCTTTGAGGAACGCAGATGAGTGGACATTTGGTATATTTAAATCACAGTTCAAAATATTCAAGATGACTCCTCCATTTCCATATAAGACCCAAACAGAGCTTGTATTGGGATTACACAATTTTCTTCGAAAGAAGTGTCGATTTGACAAGCACGTCCGGAACTCCGGATTCATTCTGGATGGTGCCTCGGCCCTCGGAATGGTATATGATGAACAATTACATATCAAGGCAGAGAAAGGATCAACGGCAATCGAGTTTAACCTGCGGTTTTCCCGTAGAAATCATACTTAATGAGGAAACACAGGTTTCAAATGAGGATGACTCATTTTTTGGCACTAGCCTCTTAATCATAACCAGCAGAACACTGTCTCGACATTCCCCAAACTTATAAAGTAGTATGGACATAGTTGAGAACCCTTCTAATCATTTCTTTCAAGAGTAGCACTGCCTCATAAAATTCTCTTCTTTTCAGCAAGCTTTGGACAAAAACATTGAATGTAACACAATCGGGCGTAGAAATCATACTTAATTCAGTACCATCTGTAAATAATATGTGGACTAACCAAAGTCAGTAGATAGCAGACCAGGTCTTTCATAAACCCGCCTTCTCTTTAGACTTCCATGTCCCACGAACAATCAACTGACACAaggaaataaaaatgaaattgaagTTACAAAAAACAAGTTGCTAAACCGACTAAAGTTTTGCAATAAACGTAGAATGCATTCAACATAAAAACGATGCTTCAGCAATCATTAGATTTTTAGAGTGTACGAACTTACCATTTTATGCGAGTAGTTTCATATCTTTATTGGTATCGAAAGATGTGTATTACTTCAATTAGGAACTTAGGGAAACTCAGGTTTCAGAGAaggattatttattttcttggaacaaGCCTTTTCATCATATCCAGCAGAACAGTATCTCGACATTCCTCGAACTTATGAAATAGCATGGACACGGTTGTTGCATCACCTGAGAAACCCCTTCTTACCATTTCTTCTGAGAGTTGCATCGCCTCGTTAAGTTCATCTCTTTTTAGCAAGTTGTGAACAAAAATGTTGAATGTCACACTATTGGGTGTACAACCACCTTTTTCCATATCGATCAGCATATGTTTTGCCTCTTTTACATGTCCCTCTAGGCAAAGTGAGAAGATCATGATGTTATAAATCACAACATTGGGCTTCAAACCTTTCAAATGAAGTTGGTTGAAAAGAATTCTAGCAACATCAGGTTTTCCACCCTTGCATAATCCATCTATCATGATAGAATATATGACTATGTTAGGATTGAGACCCCTATCTTCCATAGTTTGCAGAAACGAAAATGCTTGGGTAAATTGTCGAGTCTTACACAAGCTTTGCAACATAACAGAATAAGTAATTATGTCGGGATATACTTTCTGAGCTTCCATCTCATTGAAAAGCTTCCGACCAGCTTCATATCTACCTGCACGAAATAATCCTTGTAACATGATGGTGTAGGAAATTGTTGTAGGCCCCAAACCCTTGGAGGAAATTTCATGAAAAACATTCCAAGCTTCATCCACCATTCCTTTCTTAAGGTATCCATCAAGCATACTGCTGTAGCTAATGATACACGGCTTGAAACCCATAAATACCAAGGAATCAAACAATCTTCGTGCTCTATCCATTTCTCCTCGAAAACAATATCCATCTATCAAGGCATTATACGTGACAATATCAGGCGAAATATTTCTTTTCTTCATGCTTTTCAACAAATCCTCTGCCTCAATAATCATTCCTTCCTTGCAAAACGCATCGACCAATATATTAAAAGTAATCACATCTGGATAGATGTTGAGACCTTGCATGCCAATAAACAAGTCTTTCACCTCTTTCCATCGGCCAAAATTGCAAAGGCTCTGGATCAATGAATTGTAAGTAACTACATTTGGCGAAACCCCTTTCTCAATCATATTGTACAATAATCGGAGTGCATCATCTACCTTCTTATCTTTACTGAGACTATCGAGTACCGTGTTATAAGAGTAGAGATCAGGTCTGCAAGTTCCTTTTTCCAACATACCGAGCAAATCACGGGCCATGAGAGTGTGCCCAGCTTTGCACAGCCCATTTATTACGGCAAGATATGTGAATTCGTTTGGCTCACATAGTTTCTCTCttaataactttttaaaaatttccaCCGCATGAGAAGCCTTATCTGCCGAAAAGAACCCTTTGATGAGAGTGCTAAACGTGATTGTGTCTGGTTCACGACCAAGCTTGAAGAAGGTACCCAAGATCGAGACCCCCAAATCTACTCGATTCAGCTGACAATAGCAATTAATCACTATATTCATGGTGAAATCATCGAGAACACCCAACTGACGCATTTCATCAAACATTAAGAGGGCAGCATAATAGTGTTTCATCTTTCCAACCACAGTCAATAGCTTGTTGAATTCAATAACAGAAGGCTTCGGTGTCACTCTCACCATTTCACGAAACATGCACACAGCATCGTCCAGCTCATTTATACCACTAAAATCAAATCTCGGTTTATGTAGTAAAATgggtttttcttcttctttctgaGATCTTACACCATGAAATGTAGCACAAAAATAAGAATATGGATAATTACTCACAGTCGGACCTAAAATTCGTCTCCGATTCAGAGCAATCGCCTGATTTCTCCTCATATTTCTTCTGTCAACAGCAGAAAAAACTCACCCCTGATGATCTTCATTTCTTCGTTTGCGATTTGAACCTTTGATTTATGAACAGATTTGTTCAGACTTATATACGAACCTGAGTCCGATTACTGTTTGATTTATGATCAGAGTCCGATTTGTTCAGAATTTtatactatataatatatatagagtaaatttaagaataattaaaatgaatttgttCAGAATTTTATACTAtatagtataatataatatatatatagtaaatttaagaataattaaaatgatttcCATTCTTTACCtagttaattaaaatttgatttaaattgaTAATCTATTCTAGCttgtttatatgattaaaataaatttatttgacCATTCAATAcagtaaatattatttaattagtaaaaacAAACACAAATGTAGAATCGAGTGTTTGAGTTTTATCAATACCTATAGCCAATGATAATAGTAGAAcctcaatattttaatttatatagcATTCCAAGTGTTACGATTTAATAGTGCTCATAATAATGAAAAGTATTGCATAGTGATAGAAAATTTTTTAGAATCGAAGATTAATTTAGAAAGATGATGAATAAATAATCTCAACAATGTTTCAGTTGGGTTAgcaacattaaaataaattcttgTTAGTTGGTAAGTGAACAGTGTAAACTGTGCAGAAATAGACTGACTGAAACTGTTTGAACAAAATAG includes these proteins:
- the LOC140975169 gene encoding uncharacterized protein produces the protein MRLNQATRRGILGKCSSYPTVSDYPFSHFCVTFHSVRSHKEIEIEKEKPRFDFSCIRELDDAVCMFHEMVRVRPKPSVRVFSNLLSLVVKMKHHYAALQMFDEMRHLGGVLIDVYSMNIAINCYCLLNRVDFGFSIFGCLFKLGHEPNIITFNTLIKGFFLADKAFLAVEIFKKLLRDKSCEPDEVTFLAVINGLCKAGHTLMARDFLGTLAKGTCKPHVHSYNTIIDSLSKDKMVDDALQLLNQMIEKEVSPNVVTYNSVIQGLCNFGRWKEVKDLFIDMQGLKIYPDVITFNILVDAFCKEGMIDEAEDMLKSMKKRNISPDIVTYNTLIDGYCLQGRIDKARRLFDSLALMCLKPGIISYNTMLNGYIKKGKVDEAFNFFNEISSNGLEPSIVSYNIMLQGLFCGGRYDAGQKLFYEMEAQKVYPDIITYSVMLRSLCKTRQFTQAFSFLQTMEDKGLNPNIVIYSIMIDGLCKGGKPDVARILFNQLHSKGLKPNVVIYNIMIGSLCLEGHVQEAKDMLIDMEKVGCAPDRVTFNVFVQNLLKREELNEAIQLSEEIVRRGLSGDTTTVSMLLHKFEECRDRVLLDMIKRLVPRK
- the LOC140975171 gene encoding uncharacterized protein isoform X1, translating into MRRNQAIALNRRRILGPTVSNYPYSYFCATFHGVRSQKEEEKPILLHKPRFDFSGINELDDAVCMFREMVRVTPKPSVIEFNKLLTVVGKMKHYYAALLMFDEMRQLGVLDDFTMNIVINCYCQLNRVDLGVSILGTFFKLGREPDTITFSTLIKGFFSADKASHAVEIFKKLLREKLCEPNEFTYLAVINGLCKAGHTLMARDLLGMLEKGTCRPDLYSYNTVLDSLSKDKKVDDALRLLYNMIEKGVSPNVVTYNSLIQSLCNFGRWKEVKDLFIGMQGLNIYPDVITFNILVDAFCKEGMIIEAEDLLKSMKKRNISPDIVTYNALIDGYCFRGEMDRARRLFDSLVFMGFKPCIISYSSMLDGYLKKGMVDEAWNVFHEISSKGLGPTTISYTIMLQGLFRAGRYEAGRKLFNEMEAQKVYPDIITYSVMLQSLCKTRQFTQAFSFLQTMEDRGLNPNIVIYSIMIDGLCKGGKPDVARILFNQLHLKGLKPNVVIYNIMIFSLCLEGHVKEAKHMLIDMEKGGCTPNSVTFNIFVHNLLKRDELNEAMQLSEEMVRRGFSGDATTVSMLFHKFEECRDTVLLDMMKRLVPRK
- the LOC140975171 gene encoding uncharacterized protein isoform X2, which codes for MRRNQAIALNRRRILGPTVSNYPYSYFCATFHGVRSQKEEEKPILLHKPRFDFSGINELDDAVCMFREMVRVTPKPSVIEFNKLLTVVGKMKHYYAALLMFDEMRQLGVLDDFTMNIVINCYCQLNRVDLGVSILGTFFKLGREPDTITFSTLIKGFFSADKASHAVEIFKKLLREKLCEPNEFTYLAVINGLCKAGHTLMARDLLGMLEKGTCRPDLYSYNTVLDSLSKDKKVDDALRLLYNMIEKGVSPNVVTYNSLIQSLCNFGRWKEVKDLFIGMQGLNIYPDVITFNILVDAFCKEGMIIEAEDLLKSMKKRNISPDIVTYNALIDGYCFRGEMDRARRLFDSLVFMGFKPCIISYSSMLDGYLKKGMVDEAWNVFHEISSKGLGPTTISYTIMLQGLFRAGRYEAGRKLFNEMEAQKVYPDIITYSVMLQSLYGLCKGGKPDVARILFNQLHLKGLKPNVVIYNIMIFSLCLEGHVKEAKHMLIDMEKGGCTPNSVTFNIFVHNLLKRDELNEAMQLSEEMVRRGFSGDATTVSMLFHKFEECRDTVLLDMMKRLVPRK